The Comamonas sp. GB3 AK4-5 genome includes a region encoding these proteins:
- the dmpE gene encoding 2-oxopent-4-enoate hydratase: MNTELQHSLGDELYAALRECKVVEPLTNRHPDISIDDAYAIQQRMLARRLEAGERVVGKKIGVTSKAVMDMLGVFQPDFGWLTDGMVFNEGEAVPASSLIQPKAEGEIAFLLKKTLKGPGVTAADVLAATEGVVACFEIVDSRIRDWKIKIQDTVADNASCGVFVLGDRLVDPRDVDLGTCGMVLEKNGEIVATGAGRAALGHPANAVAWLANTLGAHGIALEAGEVVLSGSLAAMVPVKAGDNLRVSIGGIGGCSVRFI; the protein is encoded by the coding sequence ATGAACACTGAACTGCAGCACTCCCTGGGCGACGAGCTGTATGCGGCCCTGCGCGAATGCAAGGTGGTCGAGCCTTTGACCAACCGCCATCCCGACATCAGCATCGATGACGCCTACGCCATACAGCAGCGCATGCTGGCGCGTCGCCTGGAGGCCGGTGAGCGCGTGGTGGGCAAAAAAATCGGCGTCACCTCCAAGGCCGTGATGGACATGCTGGGCGTGTTTCAGCCCGACTTTGGCTGGCTCACCGATGGCATGGTCTTCAACGAGGGCGAGGCCGTGCCGGCGAGCAGCCTGATACAGCCCAAGGCCGAGGGAGAGATCGCCTTTTTGCTCAAGAAAACCCTCAAAGGTCCGGGCGTGACGGCTGCCGATGTGCTGGCTGCCACCGAGGGCGTGGTGGCCTGCTTCGAGATCGTCGACTCCCGCATCCGTGACTGGAAGATCAAGATCCAGGACACGGTGGCCGACAACGCCAGCTGCGGCGTCTTTGTGCTGGGCGATCGCCTGGTCGACCCGCGTGATGTGGATCTGGGCACCTGCGGCATGGTGCTGGAGAAAAACGGCGAGATCGTGGCCACGGGCGCAGGCCGCGCAGCCCTGGGCCACCCTGCCAATGCCGTGGCCTGGCTGGCCAACACCCTGGGTGCCCACGGCATCGCACTGGAGGCCGGCGAAGTCGTGCTCTCCGGCTCGCTGGCCGCCATGGTGCCGGTCAAGGCCGGGGACAACCTGCGCGTTTCCATCGGCGGCATCGGCGGTTGTTCCGTACGGTTCATATGA
- a CDS encoding 2-hydroxymuconic semialdehyde dehydrogenase yields the protein MKDIQNFINGAYVATGRSFDKHSPLTGQVIAKVHEAGRSEVDAAVAAARAALNGPWGRMSVAERVEKLYAVADGINRRFEEFLAAECADTGKPRSVASHIDIPRGAANFKIFADVVKNVPTEFFEMATPDGRGAINYGHRGPVGVVGVICPWNLPLLLMTWKVGPALACGNTVVVKPSEESPQTAALLGEVMNEAGIPPGVYNVVHGFGPGSAGEFVTSHPGVDAITFTGETRTGEAIMKAAAKGARPVSLEMGGKNAAIVFADCDFDAAIEGTLRSAFVNSGQVCLGTERVYVERPLYERFVAELKKQVEGWKIGLPEDADTKLGPLISKEHQAKVLSYYQLAVEEGATVVTGGGVPDMGAQHAGGAWVQPTIWTGLPETARVIKEEIFGPCCHIAPFDTEEEVLTKANDNEYGLSCAIWTRDLARAHRTAQRMQVGLSWVNSWFLRDLRTPFGGSKQSGIGREGGVHSLEFYTELKNVCIKL from the coding sequence ATGAAAGACATCCAGAACTTCATCAACGGCGCCTACGTGGCCACGGGGCGCAGCTTCGACAAGCACTCTCCGCTCACGGGCCAGGTCATTGCCAAGGTGCATGAGGCCGGCCGCAGCGAAGTCGATGCCGCCGTGGCCGCCGCGCGCGCCGCATTGAACGGCCCCTGGGGCCGCATGAGCGTGGCCGAACGCGTGGAAAAGCTCTATGCCGTGGCCGATGGCATCAACCGCCGCTTCGAGGAATTCCTGGCCGCCGAATGCGCGGACACGGGCAAGCCGCGCAGCGTGGCCAGCCATATCGACATCCCGCGCGGCGCGGCCAACTTCAAGATCTTTGCCGACGTGGTCAAGAACGTGCCCACGGAGTTCTTCGAGATGGCCACCCCCGATGGGCGCGGTGCCATCAACTACGGCCATCGCGGCCCCGTGGGCGTGGTCGGGGTGATCTGCCCCTGGAACCTGCCCCTGCTGCTGATGACATGGAAGGTAGGCCCGGCCCTGGCCTGCGGCAACACCGTGGTGGTCAAGCCATCGGAAGAATCGCCACAGACCGCAGCCCTGCTGGGTGAAGTGATGAACGAGGCCGGCATTCCGCCCGGTGTGTACAACGTGGTCCATGGCTTTGGCCCGGGCTCGGCGGGTGAGTTCGTCACCAGCCACCCCGGCGTGGATGCCATCACCTTCACCGGAGAGACGCGCACGGGTGAAGCCATCATGAAGGCGGCGGCCAAGGGCGCACGCCCCGTGAGCCTGGAGATGGGGGGCAAGAACGCCGCCATTGTCTTTGCCGATTGCGACTTCGATGCCGCCATCGAAGGCACGTTGCGCTCGGCCTTTGTCAACAGCGGCCAGGTCTGCCTGGGCACGGAGCGCGTCTATGTGGAACGCCCCCTCTACGAGCGCTTTGTGGCCGAGCTGAAAAAGCAGGTCGAGGGCTGGAAGATCGGCCTGCCCGAAGACGCCGACACCAAGCTGGGCCCGCTGATCAGCAAGGAACACCAGGCCAAGGTGCTGTCGTATTACCAGCTGGCAGTGGAAGAAGGCGCCACCGTGGTCACGGGTGGCGGCGTGCCCGATATGGGCGCCCAGCATGCGGGCGGTGCCTGGGTGCAGCCCACGATCTGGACGGGCCTGCCCGAGACGGCACGCGTCATCAAGGAAGAGATCTTCGGCCCCTGCTGCCATATCGCCCCCTTCGATACCGAAGAAGAGGTGCTGACCAAAGCCAACGACAACGAATACGGCCTGTCCTGCGCCATCTGGACGCGCGACCTGGCCCGCGCCCACCGCACGGCCCAGCGCATGCAGGTCGGCCTGTCCTGGGTCAACAGCTGGTTCTTGCGCGATCTGCGCACGCCATTTGGTGGCTCCAAGCAATCGGGCATAGGCCGCGAGGGCGGCGTGCATTCGCTGGAGTTCTATACCGAGCTGAAGAACGTTTGCATCAAGCTTTGA
- a CDS encoding LysR substrate-binding domain-containing protein, whose product MDLRQMKYFLALAEELHFGRAAARLHMAQPPLTRQIRGIEEALGTSLFVRTPKGVELTAAGQALLDEVPNILSLAQRARERTQRAGQGLTGQLDVGIFGSGVLDVIPRLLAAFHQARPEVRIELHNLTKDEQLQALRERRITIGFNRLVPAEPGIGVQTVLKEALVVGLPATHRLCAREEVALSELDNEPMILYPNLSLHGLAQEVSNAFHREGLRLNVAQSVEDVLTCVALVAGGFGACITTRSATSLRLPGVEYRPLRSRHLRDIELSCLYRSDDASPLLAAFLDVVRTFPGQDKAST is encoded by the coding sequence ATGGACTTGAGGCAGATGAAGTACTTTTTGGCGCTCGCCGAGGAGCTGCATTTCGGCCGGGCCGCGGCCCGGCTGCACATGGCCCAGCCGCCGCTGACGCGCCAGATACGGGGCATAGAAGAAGCGCTGGGCACCAGCCTGTTTGTGCGCACGCCCAAGGGCGTGGAGCTGACCGCGGCCGGCCAGGCCTTGCTGGACGAGGTGCCCAACATCCTGTCGCTGGCCCAGCGCGCCCGCGAGCGCACGCAAAGAGCCGGTCAGGGGCTGACGGGACAGCTGGATGTGGGGATTTTTGGTTCCGGCGTGCTGGATGTGATTCCGCGCCTGCTGGCCGCGTTTCACCAGGCCAGGCCGGAGGTGCGCATCGAGCTGCACAACCTGACCAAGGACGAGCAGCTGCAGGCGCTGCGCGAACGCAGAATCACCATTGGCTTCAACCGTCTGGTGCCCGCCGAGCCAGGCATAGGCGTGCAGACCGTGCTCAAGGAGGCCCTGGTCGTGGGCCTGCCGGCCACGCACAGGCTGTGCGCGCGCGAGGAGGTGGCGCTGTCCGAGCTCGACAACGAGCCCATGATCCTCTACCCCAATCTCTCGCTGCACGGTCTGGCCCAGGAGGTCAGCAATGCCTTCCACCGCGAGGGCCTGCGCCTGAACGTGGCCCAGTCCGTGGAAGATGTGCTGACCTGCGTGGCCTTGGTGGCGGGCGGGTTTGGTGCCTGCATCACCACGCGCTCGGCCACCAGCCTGCGCCTGCCGGGTGTGGAATACCGGCCGCTGCGCTCGCGCCATTTGCGCGACATCGAGCTCAGCTGCCTGTACCGCAGCGACGATGCATCGCCGCTGCTGGCGGCCTTTCTGGACGTGGTGCGCACCTTTCCAGGCCAGGACAAAGCCTCGACCTGA
- a CDS encoding heme-binding protein, with protein sequence MPDSLMASQPVIRTEAALRAVGAAVAKAVELGVHVNVAVVDAAGVQAAFVRMTGAPLHSMDIATDKAYTAVSFGLATGQWHEALAQHSPAVRQGLALRPRFVGFGGGLPMVVDGARIGGIGVSGGSEQQDEIIAGAGLQALGLGKDQQGG encoded by the coding sequence ATGCCGGACTCCCTGATGGCTTCCCAACCCGTGATCCGCACCGAAGCCGCCTTGCGTGCCGTGGGTGCGGCCGTGGCCAAGGCCGTGGAATTGGGCGTGCATGTCAACGTGGCCGTGGTGGATGCGGCCGGGGTGCAGGCCGCGTTTGTGCGCATGACGGGTGCTCCCCTGCATTCCATGGACATTGCCACGGACAAGGCCTATACGGCCGTGAGCTTTGGCCTGGCCACGGGCCAGTGGCATGAGGCCCTGGCCCAGCATTCGCCAGCCGTGCGCCAGGGCCTGGCCCTGCGTCCACGCTTTGTGGGCTTTGGTGGCGGGCTGCCCATGGTGGTGGACGGCGCACGCATTGGCGGTATCGGGGTGTCCGGTGGCAGCGAGCAGCAGGACGAGATCATTGCAGGCGCCGGTCTGCAGGCCCTGGGCCTGGGCAAGGACCAGCAAGGTGGCTGA
- a CDS encoding transporter, producing the protein MNHKIASAALALLGTLAATAVQAEGHYVPGVEGMQGPSVPPPGMYYLGYMVNYNINDFRAPGSSDNLPGHNRGTVTALANRFVWITNYKLLGADYGMEAIVPVMRTSLTVNAAGISDSRSGVGDVYLGPLVLGWHGPQWDAVAGAGIWLDTASSRDPASPGKGYKSTMLTGGLTYYFDAAKTISASGLMRFERNGKNDMGFRNGNQVTLEWGLGKSFGAVQAGIVGYSQWQISDDKGPGTTSKHSARHAVGAELVYPVPGAGVFLKGAVYKEVSATAGTGALPKGSLVRFTLVKAF; encoded by the coding sequence ATGAACCACAAGATTGCATCTGCTGCCCTGGCCCTGTTGGGCACGCTGGCAGCCACGGCCGTGCAGGCCGAAGGCCATTACGTTCCCGGTGTGGAGGGCATGCAAGGCCCCAGCGTGCCGCCGCCCGGCATGTACTACCTGGGCTATATGGTGAACTACAACATCAATGACTTCCGCGCGCCGGGGAGCAGTGACAACCTGCCCGGCCACAACCGTGGAACCGTGACGGCCCTGGCCAACCGCTTTGTCTGGATCACCAACTACAAGCTGCTGGGCGCCGACTACGGCATGGAAGCCATCGTGCCGGTAATGCGCACCTCGCTCACGGTGAATGCCGCCGGCATTTCCGACAGCCGCTCGGGTGTGGGCGACGTCTACCTGGGCCCCCTGGTCCTGGGCTGGCACGGCCCGCAGTGGGACGCCGTGGCCGGTGCCGGTATCTGGCTGGATACGGCCAGCAGCCGCGATCCGGCCTCACCGGGCAAGGGCTACAAAAGCACCATGCTCACCGGCGGTCTGACCTATTACTTCGACGCGGCCAAGACCATTTCGGCCTCGGGCCTGATGCGCTTCGAGCGCAACGGCAAGAACGATATGGGCTTTCGCAATGGCAACCAGGTCACGCTGGAATGGGGTCTGGGCAAAAGTTTCGGCGCTGTGCAAGCCGGCATCGTGGGCTATAGCCAATGGCAGATCAGCGATGACAAAGGCCCGGGCACAACGAGCAAGCATTCCGCGCGCCACGCCGTGGGGGCCGAGCTGGTCTACCCGGTGCCGGGTGCGGGCGTGTTCCTCAAGGGCGCGGTCTACAAGGAAGTGAGCGCCACGGCCGGCACAGGTGCCCTGCCCAAGGGGTCGCTGGTGCGCTTCACCTTGGTAAAAGCTTTTTGA
- a CDS encoding catechol 2,3-dioxygenase translates to MGVMRIGHANLRVMDMDAALKHYENVLGMKVTLRDAAGNVYLKCWDEWDKYSLILTQSDRAGLNHVAYKVQNDADLDNLQARIEAWGVKTTMLPEGSQPTVGRMLQFNLPSGHEMRLYAKKECVGTDVGSLNPDPWPDGLKGAGAHWIDHCLLMCEMNPEAGINTVEDNTRFMAECLDFFLTEQILVGPEGTMQAATWMARSTTPHDIAFVGGPTSGLHHIAFFLDSWHDVLKAADVMAKNKVRIDVAPTRHGITRGETIYFFDPSGNRNETFAGLGYLAQPDRPVTTWSEDRLGSGIFYHTGELVASFTDVYT, encoded by the coding sequence ATGGGTGTAATGCGAATCGGCCACGCCAATCTGCGCGTGATGGACATGGATGCCGCGCTCAAGCACTACGAGAACGTGCTGGGCATGAAGGTCACGCTGCGCGACGCGGCGGGCAATGTCTATCTCAAGTGCTGGGACGAATGGGACAAGTACTCCCTCATCCTCACGCAAAGCGACCGCGCAGGCCTCAACCATGTGGCCTACAAGGTCCAGAACGATGCCGACCTCGACAACCTGCAGGCACGCATCGAAGCCTGGGGGGTGAAGACCACCATGCTGCCCGAAGGCAGCCAGCCCACGGTGGGCCGCATGCTGCAGTTCAATCTGCCCAGCGGCCATGAAATGCGCCTGTACGCCAAGAAGGAATGTGTGGGCACGGATGTGGGCTCCCTGAACCCCGATCCCTGGCCCGATGGCCTCAAGGGCGCGGGTGCGCACTGGATAGACCACTGCCTGCTGATGTGCGAGATGAACCCCGAGGCGGGCATCAACACCGTGGAGGACAACACCCGCTTCATGGCCGAGTGCCTGGACTTCTTCCTGACCGAGCAGATTCTGGTGGGCCCCGAAGGCACTATGCAGGCCGCAACCTGGATGGCGCGCTCCACCACGCCGCACGACATCGCCTTTGTGGGCGGCCCCACCTCGGGCCTGCACCACATCGCCTTCTTCCTGGACTCCTGGCACGACGTGCTCAAGGCCGCCGACGTCATGGCCAAGAACAAGGTGCGCATCGACGTGGCCCCCACGCGCCACGGCATCACGCGCGGCGAGACGATTTACTTCTTCGACCCCAGCGGCAACCGCAACGAAACCTTTGCCGGCCTGGGCTATCTGGCCCAGCCCGATCGCCCCGTGACCACCTGGAGCGAGGACCGTCTGGGAAGCGGCATTTTCTATCACACGGGTGAGCTCGTGGCTTCGTTCACGGATGTGTACACCTGA
- a CDS encoding 2Fe-2S iron-sulfur cluster-binding protein — MAGPFPPTSRVQVRIEQTGDSYACGTEESLLSGMLRLGRKGIPVGCINGGCGVCKVRVLQGAVRHLGPVSCAHVSDQERDQGYTLACRVAPLEAVCLEVTQRLRKPFFLGAPPPRASSSPTTHDTPTTN, encoded by the coding sequence ATGGCTGGCCCATTCCCTCCCACGAGCCGCGTGCAGGTGCGCATAGAGCAAACCGGCGACAGCTATGCCTGCGGCACCGAGGAAAGCCTGCTGTCTGGCATGTTGCGCCTGGGGCGCAAAGGCATTCCCGTGGGCTGCATCAACGGCGGCTGCGGAGTCTGCAAGGTGCGCGTGCTCCAGGGCGCGGTGCGCCACCTGGGCCCCGTGAGCTGCGCCCATGTGAGCGATCAGGAGCGCGACCAGGGCTACACCCTGGCCTGCCGCGTGGCCCCGCTGGAAGCCGTGTGCCTGGAAGTCACCCAGCGCCTGCGCAAACCTTTTTTTCTGGGAGCGCCACCACCACGCGCTTCCTCAAGCCCCACAACCCACGACACACCAACAACCAACTGA
- a CDS encoding NADH:ubiquinone reductase (Na(+)-transporting) subunit F, with translation MSYQLTLEPLGTSIEVEEGQTLLDAALRQGIYIPHACGHGLCGTCKVQVCDGEVDHGAANPFALMDMERDDGMTLACCATLQSDATIEADFEDEPDAQIIPMRDFAATVVRIVDLTPTIKALHLRLDQTMRYQAGQYVQLQIPGLDAEQGSSRAFSIANAPGADGCAQEIELNVRLVPGGAGTTWLHQSLSEGDRLQLAGPYGRFFVRHSARQPMVFMAGGSGLSSPRAMILELLASGCEQPITLVYGQRSREELYYDSEFRALAAQHPHFTYIPALSGEDCGDWQGARGFVHEAAQAHFASGFAGCKAYLCGPPPMVEACISTLMQGRLFERDIYTEKFLSAADVQGARSPLFRRV, from the coding sequence ATGAGCTATCAACTGACGTTAGAACCCCTGGGCACCTCCATTGAAGTGGAGGAAGGCCAGACCCTGCTGGACGCCGCGCTGCGCCAAGGCATTTACATTCCCCATGCCTGCGGCCATGGTCTGTGCGGCACCTGCAAGGTCCAGGTCTGCGACGGCGAGGTCGACCACGGCGCGGCCAATCCCTTTGCGCTGATGGACATGGAGCGCGATGACGGCATGACGCTGGCCTGCTGCGCCACGCTGCAGTCCGATGCCACCATCGAGGCCGACTTCGAGGACGAGCCCGACGCGCAAATCATTCCCATGCGCGACTTTGCCGCCACCGTGGTGCGCATCGTCGATCTCACCCCCACCATCAAGGCCTTGCACCTGCGTCTGGACCAGACTATGCGCTACCAGGCCGGCCAGTATGTGCAGCTGCAGATACCGGGACTGGATGCCGAGCAGGGCAGCTCGCGCGCCTTCTCCATTGCCAATGCGCCCGGTGCCGACGGTTGTGCCCAGGAGATCGAGCTGAATGTGCGCCTGGTGCCGGGCGGTGCAGGCACGACCTGGCTGCACCAATCATTGAGCGAAGGCGACCGCCTGCAGCTGGCCGGGCCTTACGGCCGTTTCTTTGTGCGCCATTCGGCACGCCAGCCCATGGTCTTCATGGCCGGAGGCTCGGGACTGTCCAGCCCGCGCGCCATGATTTTGGAGCTGCTGGCCAGCGGCTGCGAACAGCCCATCACCCTGGTCTACGGCCAGCGCTCACGCGAGGAGCTGTACTACGACAGCGAGTTCCGCGCCCTGGCCGCGCAGCACCCGCATTTCACCTATATCCCTGCCCTCTCGGGCGAGGACTGCGGTGATTGGCAAGGCGCACGCGGCTTTGTGCACGAGGCCGCACAAGCCCATTTCGCCAGCGGCTTTGCGGGCTGCAAGGCCTATTTGTGCGGCCCGCCGCCCATGGTCGAGGCCTGTATTTCCACCCTCATGCAGGGCCGGCTTTTCGAGCGCGACATCTACACCGAGAAATTCCTCTCGGCCGCCGATGTGCAAGGCGCACGCAGCCCACTGTTCAGGCGCGTGTGA
- a CDS encoding phenol hydroxylase subunit P4, translating into MSVIALQPYRFPAKDVRENFPAPLLYIGWEDHLMFCSPVALPLPADMPFGALPQAVLPGVYGAHPDFARIDWSAVQWFKSGQPWSPDPSKSLEDNGLTHKDVIRFRTPGLTGIQGSCS; encoded by the coding sequence ATGAGCGTCATCGCACTCCAGCCCTACCGCTTTCCCGCCAAGGATGTGCGCGAGAACTTTCCTGCGCCCCTGCTCTACATCGGCTGGGAAGACCACCTGATGTTCTGCTCGCCCGTGGCCCTTCCGCTGCCCGCCGACATGCCTTTCGGTGCCTTGCCCCAGGCCGTGCTGCCCGGTGTCTATGGCGCACACCCCGACTTTGCCCGCATCGACTGGAGCGCGGTGCAGTGGTTCAAGTCGGGCCAGCCCTGGTCACCCGATCCCTCCAAATCGCTGGAGGACAACGGCCTGACACACAAGGACGTGATCCGCTTTCGGACGCCGGGCCTGACCGGTATCCAGGGGTCTTGTAGCTGA
- a CDS encoding aromatic/alkene/methane monooxygenase hydroxylase/oxygenase subunit alpha has translation MDAPVIKKKLGLKDRYTAMTRGLGWETTYQPMDKVFPYDKFEGIKIHDWDKWEDPFRLTMDAYWKYQGEKEKKLYAVIEAFAQNNGQLGVADARYINALKLFIQGVVPLEYYAHRGFAHAGRHFTGPGARVAAQMQSIDELRHFQTETHALSNYNKYFNGMHSSTHWFDRVWYLSVPKSFFEDALSAGPFEFLTAVSFSFEYVLTNLLFVPFMSGAAHNGDLSTVTFGFSAQSDESRHMTLGIECIKFMLEQDPGNVPIVQRWIDKWFWRGYRVLTLVAMMQDYMLPKRVMSWKEAWEMYAEENGGALFRDLARYGIREPEGWKQACEGKDHISHQAWNIFYNYTAAAPFHTWVPGEQEMQWLSEKYPDTFDKHYRPRLEHYRAEQQAGKRFYSKTLPMLCTTCQIPMGFTEPGDATKICYRESDYEGSKYHFCSDGCKHVFDHEPEKYVQSWLPVHQIYQGNCFKPDVDPTAEGFDPLAAVLDWYGLQFGRDNLDFEGSEDQRHFAAWRGDPPPPSASANASQEAQP, from the coding sequence ATGGACGCACCCGTAATCAAGAAAAAGCTGGGCCTCAAGGACCGCTACACCGCCATGACTCGCGGCCTGGGCTGGGAGACCACCTACCAGCCCATGGACAAGGTCTTCCCCTATGACAAGTTCGAGGGCATCAAGATCCACGACTGGGACAAGTGGGAAGACCCCTTCCGCCTGACCATGGACGCCTACTGGAAGTACCAGGGCGAAAAAGAGAAAAAGCTCTACGCCGTCATCGAGGCCTTTGCCCAAAACAACGGCCAGCTCGGCGTGGCCGACGCACGCTACATCAACGCGCTCAAGCTGTTCATCCAGGGCGTGGTGCCGCTGGAGTACTACGCCCACCGTGGCTTTGCGCACGCGGGCCGCCACTTCACCGGCCCCGGCGCACGCGTGGCGGCGCAGATGCAGTCCATTGACGAGCTGCGCCATTTCCAGACCGAAACCCATGCGCTGTCGAACTACAACAAGTACTTCAACGGCATGCACAGCTCCACCCACTGGTTCGACCGGGTCTGGTATCTGTCCGTGCCCAAGTCCTTCTTCGAAGACGCGCTGAGTGCCGGCCCCTTCGAGTTCCTCACGGCCGTGAGCTTCTCGTTCGAATATGTGCTCACCAACCTGCTGTTCGTGCCCTTTATGTCGGGGGCAGCGCACAACGGCGATCTGTCCACCGTGACCTTTGGCTTCTCGGCGCAAAGCGATGAGTCGCGCCACATGACGCTGGGCATCGAATGCATCAAGTTCATGCTGGAGCAGGACCCGGGCAACGTGCCCATCGTGCAACGCTGGATCGATAAATGGTTCTGGCGCGGCTACCGCGTGCTGACCCTGGTGGCCATGATGCAGGACTACATGCTGCCCAAGCGTGTGATGAGCTGGAAGGAAGCCTGGGAGATGTACGCCGAGGAAAACGGCGGCGCCCTGTTCCGCGACCTGGCGCGCTACGGCATCCGCGAGCCCGAGGGCTGGAAGCAGGCCTGCGAAGGCAAGGATCACATCAGCCACCAGGCCTGGAACATCTTCTACAACTACACGGCGGCCGCGCCCTTCCACACCTGGGTGCCCGGCGAGCAGGAGATGCAGTGGCTGTCCGAGAAATACCCGGACACCTTCGACAAGCACTACCGCCCCCGCCTGGAGCACTACCGTGCCGAGCAGCAGGCCGGCAAGCGCTTTTACAGCAAGACCCTGCCCATGCTGTGCACCACCTGCCAGATCCCCATGGGCTTCACCGAGCCTGGCGACGCCACCAAGATCTGCTATCGCGAGTCGGACTACGAAGGCAGCAAATACCACTTCTGCAGCGACGGCTGCAAGCATGTGTTCGACCACGAGCCCGAAAAATACGTGCAGTCCTGGCTGCCCGTGCACCAGATCTACCAGGGCAATTGCTTCAAGCCCGATGTCGACCCCACGGCCGAAGGCTTTGATCCGCTGGCCGCCGTGCTGGACTGGTACGGCCTGCAGTTTGGCCGTGACAACCTCGACTTCGAAGGGTCGGAGGACCAGCGCCACTTCGCGGCCTGGCGCGGCGATCCACCGCCGCCCTCCGCTTCCGCCAACGCCAGCCAGGAGGCCCAGCCATGA